A single region of the Sphingomonas sp. LY29 genome encodes:
- a CDS encoding aldolase/citrate lyase family protein, whose product MNRRDRTMLDLLQRGRDEFGFLAVKAEFEAEGTRRHELLRLSDLARRAGLDVALKIGGCEALSDLQDARDLNVDLLVAPMVETPFALSKYIAAKDRTHGDDDCRFLFIVETATALSNIDALIDVAAGRVDGIVFGRIDFSLSCGLTRDDADGEAVTEAAVCIARSCAERDLEFIVGGGLSERSLPLLEAARRIRLDRFESRKVVFDASVLESGLATAAIDAGAAFEREWLLAKRERYLEWADEDRTRLALLDSRVER is encoded by the coding sequence ATGAACCGCCGCGACCGGACAATGCTCGACCTGCTGCAGCGCGGGCGCGACGAATTTGGTTTCCTTGCGGTCAAGGCCGAGTTCGAGGCCGAGGGCACGCGGCGGCACGAACTGCTCCGCCTGTCGGACCTTGCCCGCCGCGCAGGCCTCGACGTCGCGCTCAAGATCGGCGGGTGCGAAGCACTGTCGGACCTCCAGGATGCGCGCGACCTTAACGTCGATCTGCTGGTCGCGCCGATGGTCGAGACGCCCTTTGCGCTGTCCAAATATATTGCCGCGAAGGACCGCACGCATGGGGACGACGACTGTCGCTTCCTATTCATTGTCGAGACGGCGACCGCGCTTTCCAACATCGATGCACTGATCGACGTGGCGGCGGGTCGCGTCGACGGGATCGTATTCGGGCGGATCGACTTCAGCCTGTCTTGCGGCCTGACCCGCGACGACGCCGACGGCGAGGCAGTAACGGAGGCGGCCGTTTGCATCGCCCGTAGCTGCGCCGAGCGCGACCTGGAGTTCATCGTCGGCGGTGGCCTGTCTGAACGATCGCTACCACTGCTTGAGGCTGCACGGCGGATCCGACTCGACCGATTTGAGTCGAGGAAGGTCGTTTTTGATGCCTCGGTCCTGGAGAGCGGGTTGGCGACCGCAGCGATCGACGCCGGCGCAGCATTCGAGCGGGAATGGCTGCTGGCGAAGCGCGAGCGCTACCTCGAATGGGCCGACGAAGACCGTACCCGCCTCGCGCTGCTCGACTCGCGCGTAGAGCGGTGA
- the rimO gene encoding 30S ribosomal protein S12 methylthiotransferase RimO, whose translation MATILPTPPRVGMVSLGCPKALVDSERILTKLRADGYELSPDYAGADVVLVNTCGFLDSAKAESLEAIGEAIAENGRVVVTGCMGNDADLIRERFPAVLAITGPQQYEAVVEAVHEAAPPVPSPYLDLVPEAGLKLTPRHYSYLKISEGCNHRCSFCIIPSIRGDLVSRRPDAILREAEKLVAAGTKELLVISQDTSAYGVDMKFGSWPWRPRNGEPTEVRAHMTDLSRELGKLGAWVRLHYVYPYPHVDSVIPLMAEGLVLPYLDIPFQHVSPKILKSMRRPANEARVLERIAGWRSVCPDIAIRSSFVVGFPGETEEDFQYLLDWLTEARLDRVGAFRFEPVQGAAANALPDPVPEEVKEERYARIMELTAQISTEKLAEKVGRTIDVLIDAVDADEGGATGRSKADAPEIDGEVHLRDAGHLSPGDIVRVVVEDSDEHDLFGALAN comes from the coding sequence ATGGCTACCATTCTCCCCACCCCGCCGCGTGTCGGCATGGTCTCGCTCGGCTGTCCCAAGGCGCTGGTCGATTCCGAACGAATCCTGACGAAGCTTCGCGCCGACGGCTACGAGCTGTCGCCCGATTACGCCGGCGCCGACGTCGTGCTGGTCAACACCTGCGGCTTCCTCGACAGCGCCAAGGCCGAGAGCCTCGAGGCGATCGGCGAGGCAATCGCCGAGAACGGCCGAGTGGTCGTCACCGGCTGTATGGGCAATGACGCCGACCTGATCCGCGAGCGCTTTCCGGCGGTTCTCGCGATCACCGGCCCGCAGCAATATGAAGCGGTGGTCGAAGCGGTGCACGAAGCGGCGCCGCCGGTGCCCTCACCCTATCTCGATCTGGTGCCGGAAGCCGGGCTGAAGCTGACCCCGCGCCACTACAGCTATCTGAAGATCTCGGAGGGCTGCAATCACCGCTGCTCCTTCTGCATCATTCCGTCGATCCGCGGCGACCTCGTCAGCCGCCGGCCCGATGCGATCCTGCGCGAAGCCGAGAAGCTCGTCGCGGCGGGCACGAAGGAATTGCTGGTGATCAGCCAGGACACCTCGGCCTACGGTGTCGACATGAAGTTCGGCTCCTGGCCGTGGCGCCCGCGCAACGGCGAGCCGACCGAGGTACGCGCCCACATGACTGACCTGTCGCGGGAGCTAGGCAAGCTTGGCGCGTGGGTTCGACTGCATTACGTCTACCCCTACCCACACGTGGACTCGGTCATTCCGCTGATGGCCGAAGGCTTGGTGCTGCCCTACCTCGATATCCCCTTCCAGCATGTCAGCCCGAAGATCCTGAAGTCGATGCGCCGTCCCGCCAACGAGGCGCGCGTGCTCGAGCGGATTGCCGGCTGGCGCTCGGTGTGCCCCGACATCGCCATCCGCTCCAGCTTCGTGGTCGGCTTCCCGGGCGAGACCGAGGAAGACTTCCAGTATCTGCTCGACTGGCTGACCGAGGCGCGCCTCGACCGCGTCGGCGCCTTCCGCTTCGAACCCGTCCAGGGCGCCGCCGCCAATGCCCTGCCCGACCCGGTGCCCGAAGAGGTCAAGGAAGAGCGCTACGCTCGGATCATGGAACTCACCGCGCAAATTTCGACGGAGAAGCTCGCTGAAAAGGTCGGACGGACGATCGACGTGCTGATCGACGCGGTCGATGCGGACGAAGGCGGCGCGACCGGACGGTCGAAGGCCGACGCGCCCGAGATCGACGGCGAAGTCCATCTTCGCGATGCCGGGCACCTGTCACCGGGAGACATCGTCCGGGTCGTGGTCGAGGATAGCGATGAGCATGATCTGTTCGGAGCGCTCGCGAACTGA
- a CDS encoding potassium channel family protein, with product MACTVAAVEKGSTLGLEKWSSDPAHPLLHRRSSLSAWSQLAIRIGIVFALLGLIVAVHWFERDSFKDSYDGKVSFVDVIYFTMISATTTGYGDIVPISDRARLFDALIVSPIRIFLILILAGTAYTFVIKKSWDRWLMTRLQNALSDHIIVAGYGTTGSEAVDELIERGTDPKRIVVIDPQAGALAKAEACGCAVLMADATRDTTMQSVRIDRARMIIVSAGRDDTSILICLTARHLSPDLPISVSVKAEDNEFPARAAGANCVINPTSFAGLLLAGSVEGNGIADYMADLASASGRVRLHEREIEHFEVGKSLADAAVGVGLRIWRNGKPIGFWEEGAKALQTGDRVIEIIPTFGKDGVAPA from the coding sequence ATGGCTTGCACCGTCGCAGCCGTCGAAAAGGGAAGCACGTTGGGACTGGAAAAATGGTCGTCCGACCCGGCGCATCCGCTCCTGCACCGCCGGTCGTCGCTATCGGCATGGTCGCAACTGGCGATCCGGATCGGAATCGTCTTTGCGCTCCTGGGCCTGATCGTCGCCGTCCACTGGTTCGAGCGTGACAGCTTCAAGGACAGTTACGACGGCAAGGTCAGCTTCGTCGACGTTATCTACTTCACGATGATCAGCGCGACCACGACCGGCTACGGCGATATCGTGCCGATCAGCGACCGGGCGCGGCTGTTCGACGCGCTGATCGTCAGCCCGATCCGGATTTTCCTCATCCTGATCCTTGCAGGCACCGCCTACACCTTCGTCATCAAGAAAAGCTGGGACCGTTGGCTCATGACCCGACTGCAGAACGCGCTTTCCGACCACATCATCGTTGCCGGATATGGCACGACCGGATCCGAAGCGGTCGACGAACTGATCGAGCGCGGCACCGATCCGAAGCGGATCGTCGTGATCGACCCGCAAGCCGGCGCGCTGGCGAAGGCCGAGGCGTGCGGGTGCGCGGTGCTCATGGCCGATGCGACGCGGGACACGACGATGCAGTCGGTGCGCATCGATCGGGCGCGGATGATCATCGTCTCGGCGGGCCGCGACGATACGTCGATCCTGATCTGCCTTACGGCCCGTCACCTCTCGCCCGACTTGCCCATCTCCGTGTCGGTAAAGGCCGAGGACAATGAATTTCCGGCACGCGCAGCGGGTGCCAATTGCGTCATAAATCCGACCAGCTTCGCCGGCCTGCTGCTGGCGGGGTCGGTCGAGGGGAACGGAATCGCCGACTATATGGCCGATCTCGCCTCGGCCAGCGGCCGCGTCCGACTCCACGAGCGCGAGATCGAACATTTTGAAGTCGGCAAGTCGCTGGCCGATGCCGCGGTCGGTGTCGGCTTGCGGATCTGGCGAAACGGCAAGCCGATCGGCTTCTGGGAGGAAGGCGCGAAGGCGCTTCAGACAGGCGACCGGGTGATCGAGATCATCCCGACCTTCGGCAAGGACGGGGTCGCACCCGCCTGA
- a CDS encoding SH3 domain-containing protein, producing the protein MAAKAVGSSPSGPRNPLSPTVEGFALAGVSDLPDPATHAYRKDLADTSLAGRVIASHYAEPLVRTLATATPLYEDGADDSAVAGELAAGEQFQMLDCSRGWAWGYAASGRVGYVPASVIAG; encoded by the coding sequence ATGGCGGCGAAGGCCGTGGGATCATCGCCCAGCGGTCCAAGGAACCCGCTTTCGCCAACGGTTGAGGGTTTCGCCCTGGCTGGCGTCTCGGACCTGCCCGACCCCGCCACGCATGCCTACCGCAAGGATCTTGCCGATACCTCGCTCGCTGGCCGGGTGATCGCCTCGCATTATGCGGAGCCGCTCGTCCGTACGCTCGCCACCGCGACGCCGCTGTATGAGGATGGGGCGGACGATTCTGCCGTCGCGGGCGAACTAGCCGCAGGTGAACAATTTCAGATGCTCGACTGCAGTCGCGGATGGGCCTGGGGATATGCGGCAAGCGGCCGCGTCGGTTACGTGCCTGCCTCGGTCATCGCCGGCTGA
- a CDS encoding sugar transferase has product MLHMSPTMLKTRRSFFARQRFNLLGALVAAAVIPFVGRAFLTTDATFFASSINAFIFNVAAVIIAFWTRLSIETYPGNRSAHTILPSAILAHGVVIAVLLMARLPYDRLALLAGLILHIVWGFVLYIAVQRRIRHRIAVVPFGDVERLFAIEGVDWHRIDGPDLERVAGCDALVADFTADIPDEWQAFLADAAIEGRMVYQVKQLDESLTGRVAVDHLSENSFGSLVPTRGYVYLKSVVDFIFALLLVVPLMPFLLLVGIAVRLDSKGPALFRQRRVGRGGVPFQVIKFRTMTHDVGIGDREAAITDAGDLRVTKLGGFLRKSRIDELPQIFNILAGQMSWIGPRPEAEVLSSWYTGEIPFYRYRHVVRPGISGWAQVNQGHVASVDEVHAKLQYDFYYIKYFSAWLDILITFRTIRTMLSGFGAR; this is encoded by the coding sequence ATGCTGCACATGTCGCCAACAATGCTGAAGACTCGCCGCAGCTTTTTTGCGCGGCAGCGCTTCAACTTGCTCGGCGCCTTGGTCGCAGCGGCGGTGATCCCGTTCGTCGGTCGCGCCTTCCTGACCACCGACGCGACCTTCTTTGCAAGTTCCATCAACGCGTTCATTTTCAACGTCGCCGCGGTGATCATCGCCTTCTGGACGCGGCTGTCGATCGAAACCTATCCGGGCAACCGGTCGGCTCATACCATCCTGCCGTCCGCGATCCTGGCGCATGGCGTCGTTATTGCGGTGCTATTGATGGCGCGGTTGCCATACGATCGATTGGCGCTGCTCGCCGGATTGATCCTGCACATCGTTTGGGGCTTCGTGCTCTACATCGCCGTCCAGCGGCGCATTCGTCACCGTATCGCTGTCGTCCCGTTCGGCGATGTCGAGCGGCTGTTCGCGATCGAAGGCGTCGATTGGCATCGGATTGACGGGCCGGATCTAGAGCGGGTCGCGGGATGCGATGCTTTGGTGGCCGACTTCACCGCCGACATCCCCGACGAGTGGCAGGCATTCCTGGCCGATGCCGCGATCGAGGGCCGCATGGTCTACCAGGTCAAGCAACTCGACGAGTCGCTGACGGGCCGGGTTGCGGTCGACCATCTGTCGGAAAACAGCTTCGGAAGCCTCGTCCCGACCCGCGGCTATGTCTATCTCAAGTCGGTCGTCGACTTCATCTTCGCGCTGCTGCTCGTCGTGCCGTTGATGCCGTTTCTCCTTCTGGTCGGCATCGCCGTCCGGCTGGACAGCAAGGGTCCCGCCTTGTTCCGGCAGCGCCGGGTGGGCCGTGGGGGCGTTCCGTTCCAGGTCATTAAGTTCCGGACAATGACGCATGACGTCGGCATCGGCGATCGCGAGGCGGCGATCACGGACGCGGGCGATCTTCGCGTCACAAAGCTGGGCGGGTTCTTGCGCAAATCGCGAATCGACGAACTTCCGCAGATCTTTAACATTCTTGCGGGGCAGATGAGCTGGATCGGTCCCCGTCCGGAGGCCGAGGTCCTGTCGTCATGGTATACCGGGGAAATTCCCTTCTATCGGTATCGCCACGTCGTTCGCCCGGGGATCAGCGGGTGGGCGCAGGTCAACCAGGGACACGTCGCGTCGGTCGACGAGGTCCACGCCAAGCTTCAGTACGACTTCTACTACATTAAATACTTCTCGGCGTGGCTCGACATCCTGATCACCTTCAGGACCATCCGTACGATGCTGAGCGGTTTCGGCGCTCGCTAG
- a CDS encoding 3-dehydroquinate synthase family protein codes for MRIRSSLGDYRVCFVPNALADLSNDPGDIVFLTDERFAAMLPVDRTVSMPATEERKSLGEVERISAAMRAMGANRGTTLVGVGGGIVQDVGSFVASIYMRGIAWRFVPTTLLAMVDSCIGGKSAVNVGGLKNLLGTVHPPRDVLIDPAFCKTLEAEQIGGGLCEAAKVCFAMSPRRFDRYLALRPDEPLDENRLAAIIGLSLVSKKWFVEHDEFDRGERLKLNFGHTFAHAIEDASDFAVPHGVAVGMGMRVAIETARRLGTATGTRTHLLGTHIAKMLGGLPSPAAIDVDRMMESFVSDKKHSRDSLTLILPDQDDRLAIRRLPRDVETAALIRACVERVLA; via the coding sequence GTGAGGATCCGCTCTTCGCTCGGCGATTATCGGGTCTGCTTCGTCCCGAACGCACTTGCCGACCTGTCGAACGACCCCGGCGACATCGTCTTTCTGACCGACGAGCGTTTCGCGGCGATGCTTCCGGTCGACCGCACGGTGAGCATGCCCGCTACCGAAGAACGCAAGTCGCTGGGAGAGGTCGAACGGATCAGTGCCGCAATGCGCGCCATGGGCGCCAACCGCGGGACAACCCTCGTCGGGGTCGGCGGCGGTATCGTGCAGGACGTAGGCTCGTTCGTCGCATCAATCTACATGCGGGGGATCGCATGGCGCTTCGTGCCGACCACCCTCCTCGCCATGGTGGACAGCTGCATCGGCGGAAAATCGGCCGTGAACGTCGGCGGCCTCAAGAATCTGCTTGGAACGGTCCATCCGCCGCGCGACGTGCTGATCGACCCCGCCTTCTGCAAAACGCTTGAGGCCGAACAGATCGGCGGCGGGCTGTGCGAAGCAGCCAAGGTGTGTTTCGCGATGAGCCCGCGGCGCTTCGACCGTTACCTCGCCCTTCGGCCCGACGAGCCGCTCGACGAGAACCGACTGGCCGCGATCATCGGCCTGTCGCTCGTATCGAAGAAGTGGTTCGTCGAGCATGACGAGTTCGATCGCGGCGAGCGGTTGAAGCTCAACTTTGGTCATACCTTCGCGCATGCGATCGAGGACGCAAGCGACTTCGCCGTGCCTCACGGCGTGGCGGTTGGCATGGGCATGCGGGTCGCGATCGAAACGGCGCGGCGATTAGGCACCGCGACAGGGACGCGAACGCACCTGCTTGGCACCCACATCGCGAAGATGCTCGGCGGCCTCCCCAGTCCAGCGGCCATCGACGTCGACCGGATGATGGAGTCGTTCGTCAGCGACAAGAAACACTCGCGGGACAGTCTGACGCTGATTCTGCCCGATCAGGACGACCGTCTGGCGATCAGAAGATTGCCGCGTGACGTGGAGACGGCGGCCCTAATCCGTGCGTGCGTCGAACGCGTCCTCGCCTAG
- a CDS encoding leucyl aminopeptidase family protein has product MTDFASLLQPDRGQSARTIHLVDKAGFEDWLKRQPPERRALLEAMRFDGKSEGQYAILPVAREDFEVVTVRSTKSLTPWCLARAGGSLPKGTYRLAEGQPGLAAIGWLLAQHRFDRYKTSPGPDSGAAVLLSGEAALVDHHVNLASATAQVRDRVDTPASDLGPEQLEAALLALADEFGAAATVTKGDALDQGYPMIAAVGQGAARDRQPRLLELVWGREDSPRVAIVGKGVCFDSGGLDIKPASGMRLMKKDMGGAAHALSLAWLVMRERLPVRLHLLIPAVENSVSANAFRPGDVLTSRKGLTVEVDNTDAEGRLVLSDALTRAVEEKPELILDFATLTGAARVALGPDLPAMFANDDPLAAALERAARDVHDPLWRMPLWDGYDEMLKSDLADIANAADSPMAGAVTAALFLRRFVPTEIPWAHFDTFAWRPVPRPGRPKGGEALGLRAAFAMLEARYKA; this is encoded by the coding sequence ATGACCGACTTCGCCTCGCTGCTTCAGCCCGACCGCGGACAATCCGCGCGCACGATCCACCTTGTCGACAAGGCCGGGTTCGAAGATTGGCTGAAGCGCCAGCCGCCCGAGCGACGCGCGCTGCTCGAAGCCATGCGCTTCGACGGGAAGTCCGAGGGACAGTACGCGATCCTTCCCGTGGCGCGCGAAGATTTCGAGGTCGTCACGGTTCGATCGACGAAATCCCTCACTCCGTGGTGCCTTGCGCGGGCTGGCGGGAGCCTGCCTAAGGGCACGTACCGCTTGGCCGAGGGCCAACCCGGCCTCGCCGCCATCGGCTGGCTCCTCGCCCAGCATCGCTTCGACCGGTACAAGACGAGCCCGGGACCGGACTCCGGCGCCGCCGTGCTGCTGTCGGGCGAAGCGGCCCTGGTGGACCACCACGTCAATCTCGCCAGCGCTACCGCCCAGGTGCGCGACCGGGTCGATACGCCCGCCTCGGACCTTGGACCAGAACAGTTGGAGGCTGCGCTGCTCGCGCTGGCCGACGAGTTCGGCGCGGCCGCGACTGTCACGAAGGGCGACGCGCTCGATCAAGGCTATCCGATGATCGCAGCTGTCGGCCAGGGCGCCGCCCGAGACCGACAGCCGCGCCTGCTCGAACTGGTCTGGGGACGCGAAGACTCACCGCGCGTCGCGATCGTCGGCAAGGGCGTCTGCTTCGACAGCGGAGGCCTCGACATCAAGCCGGCCAGCGGCATGCGCCTAATGAAGAAGGACATGGGTGGAGCCGCCCATGCCCTGTCGCTGGCATGGCTCGTGATGCGCGAGCGGCTACCCGTGCGCCTTCACCTGCTGATCCCGGCGGTTGAGAACAGCGTATCGGCCAATGCCTTCCGCCCCGGCGACGTGCTGACCAGCCGCAAGGGCCTGACGGTCGAGGTGGACAATACCGACGCTGAGGGCCGTCTCGTGCTTAGCGATGCGTTGACGCGGGCGGTGGAGGAGAAGCCCGAACTCATCTTGGACTTCGCGACCCTGACCGGTGCCGCGCGCGTGGCGCTCGGTCCCGATTTGCCTGCGATGTTCGCCAACGATGATCCCTTGGCCGCCGCGCTCGAAAGAGCGGCGCGCGACGTTCACGATCCCCTTTGGCGGATGCCGCTATGGGATGGATACGACGAGATGTTGAAGTCCGATCTGGCGGACATCGCCAACGCAGCGGATTCGCCGATGGCTGGAGCCGTCACCGCTGCCCTATTCCTCCGCCGCTTCGTGCCGACGGAAATTCCGTGGGCTCATTTCGACACCTTCGCGTGGCGGCCAGTGCCCCGGCCCGGACGCCCGAAAGGCGGAGAAGCGCTGGGTTTACGCGCCGCATTCGCGATGCTCGAAGCGCGATACAAGGCGTAA
- a CDS encoding MarR family transcriptional regulator, producing the protein MRALIGYVRSGEPDLTNRQMALLMLVYLTPGPHTVRGLARVLGVSKPVVTRALNTLGGLGYLRRERDQDDRRNVFVVRTNNGADFLEGFKRYVRADDGGEGRGIIAQRSKEPAFANG; encoded by the coding sequence ATGCGCGCGCTGATCGGATACGTCCGTTCAGGCGAGCCCGACCTGACCAACCGCCAGATGGCATTGCTCATGCTGGTCTATCTCACCCCTGGGCCGCACACCGTCCGCGGACTGGCCCGAGTGCTCGGCGTTTCGAAGCCGGTCGTCACACGCGCCTTGAATACATTGGGCGGCCTCGGCTATCTCCGCCGCGAACGTGACCAGGACGACCGTCGCAACGTGTTCGTCGTGCGCACCAACAATGGGGCCGATTTCCTTGAAGGGTTTAAACGTTACGTCCGCGCCGACGATGGCGGCGAAGGCCGTGGGATCATCGCCCAGCGGTCCAAGGAACCCGCTTTCGCCAACGGTTGA
- a CDS encoding UDP-glucose/GDP-mannose dehydrogenase family protein translates to MRIAMIGTGYVGLVSGTCLADFGHHVICVDKDPAKIEALNRGQMPIWEPGLEGLVKANTARGRLSFTGDLAEAVKDADAVFIAVGTPSRRGDGHADLSFVFAAVEELAKTLDRPVVVVTKSTVPVGTGDRIAALLAEHGAPDGCSVASNPEFLREGAAIADFKHPDRILVGAEDERARAVLAEIYRPLFLNKAPLLFTSRRTAELTKYAANAFLAMKISFINEMADLCEAVGADVQDLARGIGLDNRIGPKFLHAGPGYGGSCFPKDTLALLRTAEEAGVTQRIVSTVVSVNDDRKSAMAGRVRDALGGDLRGKRIGLLGLTFKPNTDDMRDAPSIPLAAGLVEGGADVVAFDPVGREQAEQVISGISFANRAEDVAEGADALVVVTEWDEFRGLDLRSLASTMRGRVLVDLRNIFDRADAEKAGLDYRGIGRGMSAKS, encoded by the coding sequence ATGCGTATTGCGATGATCGGCACAGGATATGTGGGCCTGGTGTCGGGGACCTGCCTTGCCGATTTCGGGCACCACGTCATCTGCGTGGACAAGGATCCCGCCAAGATCGAGGCCCTTAACCGCGGCCAGATGCCGATCTGGGAACCCGGCCTCGAAGGCCTGGTGAAGGCCAATACTGCGCGTGGCCGCCTGTCGTTCACGGGTGACCTTGCCGAAGCGGTTAAGGATGCGGACGCGGTGTTCATCGCGGTGGGCACGCCGTCCCGCCGTGGCGATGGACACGCCGACCTCAGCTTCGTCTTTGCCGCAGTCGAGGAACTGGCGAAGACGCTCGACCGGCCGGTGGTTGTGGTTACCAAGTCGACTGTTCCCGTGGGCACGGGTGACCGCATCGCGGCGCTGCTCGCAGAACATGGGGCGCCTGATGGCTGTTCGGTCGCGTCCAATCCGGAATTCCTGCGCGAAGGTGCTGCGATCGCCGACTTCAAGCATCCCGACCGGATCCTCGTGGGCGCCGAGGACGAACGCGCCCGCGCGGTTCTCGCCGAAATCTATCGCCCGCTGTTCCTGAACAAGGCGCCGCTGCTGTTCACCAGTCGCCGCACCGCCGAACTCACCAAATATGCCGCCAACGCCTTCCTGGCGATGAAGATCAGCTTCATCAACGAGATGGCGGACCTGTGCGAAGCCGTTGGCGCGGACGTGCAGGATCTGGCTCGCGGGATCGGGCTCGACAATCGCATCGGTCCGAAATTCCTGCACGCCGGACCGGGGTATGGCGGAAGCTGCTTCCCCAAGGACACGCTTGCCCTTCTGCGCACCGCCGAGGAGGCGGGCGTCACGCAGCGGATCGTCTCAACGGTCGTGTCGGTCAACGACGATCGCAAGTCGGCCATGGCAGGGCGGGTCCGCGATGCACTCGGCGGCGACCTCCGCGGCAAGCGCATCGGCTTGCTGGGCCTGACGTTCAAACCAAACACCGATGACATGCGCGACGCCCCGTCGATCCCGCTTGCGGCTGGGCTCGTCGAAGGCGGCGCCGACGTGGTCGCCTTCGATCCCGTGGGTCGTGAGCAGGCCGAGCAGGTGATCAGCGGGATCAGCTTCGCGAACCGCGCCGAGGATGTCGCGGAAGGCGCGGATGCGCTTGTGGTCGTGACGGAGTGGGACGAATTTCGTGGGCTCGACCTTCGCAGCCTGGCGTCGACGATGCGCGGACGCGTCCTCGTCGATCTTCGCAATATCTTCGATCGGGCAGACGCCGAGAAGGCCGGTCTCGACTATCGCGGCATCGGCCGCGGCATGTCCGCCAAGTCCTAA
- a CDS encoding nucleotide sugar dehydrogenase, giving the protein MQSIDRKPPEWTNKAHRKVVVVGLGYVGLPLAVALARTHDDIELVGFDVSQSRVDELTAGHDRTGEVEPDALAAARMQFVTDDEACRGADIIIVTVPTPVDDQHRPDFGPLLSASKRLAGWIDAAKRPTIVYESTVYPGATDEECAPVIEQVSGLTRGRDFRLGYSPERINPGDKVHRVDKIVKVIAGEDAEVTEELAHLYGAMTEAGVFRAASIRAAEAAKAIENAQRDINIAFMNEIAQILSKTGVSVWDVLDAARTKWNFLPFEPGLVGGHCIGVDPYYLSHHAQRMGHDPRVILSGRGTNDAMGAWIADELHSRIGPDPKRVLLLGITFKEDVPDVRNSRSIDVIDRLKHHGHDVSVADPLADRAEVEHEYGLALVDPANAAPYDCLVAAVSHADYRALDADGIAALTTDDGLVADLKGIWRGIDLPPGLGRWSL; this is encoded by the coding sequence GTGCAATCGATCGACCGGAAACCTCCGGAATGGACCAACAAGGCGCATCGCAAGGTCGTCGTCGTCGGGCTTGGCTACGTCGGGCTGCCGCTGGCCGTCGCGCTGGCGCGCACGCATGACGATATCGAGCTGGTCGGCTTTGATGTTTCGCAGTCGCGGGTCGACGAACTGACCGCGGGTCACGACCGCACCGGCGAGGTCGAGCCCGACGCGCTCGCGGCGGCACGGATGCAGTTCGTCACCGACGACGAGGCGTGCCGCGGTGCCGACATCATCATCGTCACCGTGCCGACTCCGGTGGACGATCAGCATCGACCTGACTTCGGCCCGTTGCTGTCGGCATCCAAGCGGCTGGCCGGCTGGATCGACGCCGCAAAGCGGCCCACAATTGTCTATGAAAGCACGGTCTACCCGGGTGCCACCGATGAGGAATGCGCACCGGTGATCGAGCAGGTGTCGGGCCTGACGCGCGGACGCGATTTCCGGCTTGGCTACAGCCCCGAGCGGATCAATCCGGGTGACAAGGTCCACCGCGTCGACAAGATCGTAAAGGTCATCGCGGGCGAAGATGCCGAGGTGACCGAGGAACTCGCGCATCTCTATGGCGCGATGACCGAAGCGGGCGTCTTCCGAGCCGCGTCGATCCGTGCCGCCGAGGCCGCCAAGGCGATCGAGAATGCGCAGCGCGACATCAACATCGCCTTCATGAACGAGATTGCGCAGATCCTGTCGAAGACGGGCGTCTCCGTCTGGGATGTGCTCGATGCCGCCAGGACGAAGTGGAATTTCCTTCCGTTCGAGCCGGGCTTGGTTGGAGGCCACTGCATCGGCGTCGACCCCTATTATCTCAGTCACCACGCACAGCGGATGGGCCACGACCCGCGCGTGATCCTGTCGGGACGTGGGACCAACGACGCAATGGGCGCTTGGATTGCCGACGAACTTCATTCGCGCATCGGTCCCGATCCAAAGCGAGTCCTCCTGCTGGGCATCACCTTCAAGGAAGACGTGCCCGACGTGCGCAACAGTCGGTCGATCGACGTCATCGACCGGCTGAAGCACCACGGCCATGACGTCAGCGTGGCCGATCCGCTGGCAGACCGGGCAGAGGTCGAGCATGAATATGGTTTGGCGCTCGTCGATCCGGCGAACGCCGCTCCATATGATTGCTTGGTCGCGGCCGTCAGTCATGCCGACTATCGCGCGCTCGACGCCGACGGCATCGCGGCACTGACGACAGATGACGGGCTTGTCGCGGACCTGAAGGGAATCTGGCGCGGGATTGACCTGCCGCCCGGCTTGGGTCGATGGTCGCTGTGA